TTCGCCATGACTCTTCACACTCCTCGTACCGCGCGGTGTGCCCCGTCATGGAGGTCCGATGCGGGCGCGACCGGAAAAGTTCGTGCGTTCAGCCCCCGACCCGGACCGAGCCGAGGACACGCCGGACGCCCTTCGGCTCGCCCTGCTGCCGGATCTGCACGTACAGCTGCGGCTGGCCGCTGCCGTCCGGGGGAGTCAGCCCGGCCTCGACGACGGAGCCACCGCCCGGACAGTCGCTCCATGTGCGGACCCGGCCGAACCACACGGGCAGGGTGTGGTCGCGGGCCCCGTCGTAGTGACAGCCGGGATGGGTGAGGGCGTTGACCAGGGCCGTGATCTCGCCCCGCCCGACCATGCCGACGAACATCCCGTCGACGTCCGCGCCCAGATCCTGCCACCGCGCCAGATCGTCCGCGACGGCGAAACCCGGCTGATGACCGGCGGGCAGCCCCAGCACGCGCGGATCCCATCCCGAGCCACGCACCTGACCGGCCCACGTGGCGGGCACCACGGCCGCGACCCGGCCGGTGGCGTCCTCGATCCGCAGCTCGGTCGGAGCCGGCCCGTGGTCCATGTGCGTGAAGGCCATACCGGCCACGGCCGCCCCGGCCGTCAGACCGAGCAGCCGGTGGCGCCTCCGCCGGGGTTTCGGGCCCCTCGCCAGCCGCTCCAGTTCCTCGGCGAAGGCCCGCGCGTCGGGCCGGCGGCGCTTCCGGTCGGTCCGCAGCGCCCGCATCAGGGCCCGCCGCACACGGGGATCCAGGCCCGGGCGCAGCCGGTCCGGCCGTACGACCTTCCCCGGCGGGCCCGGCGCGCTGCCGGTGACCAGGTGGTAGCCGACCGCGCCCAGGCTGTACACGTCGGCCCGCGCGTCGACGCCCGCGCTCGGCTCGGTCTGCTCGGGCGGCCGGTAGCCCGCCGCACCGGAGGCCGTGGTGAGCCCGGACGCCTCGGCGAGCGTCCTGGCCGGTCCGAGGTCGGCGAGGACGACCTCCAGGGCGCCGTCCGGGCCGGTGCGCAGCAACAGGTTGGTCGGCTTGATGTCCTGGTGCACGATCCCCGCCTCGTGCAGCGCGGCCGCGGCACGGGCCGCCAGCGCGGTGAGCCGCAGGGCCTCGGGGACGGGGAGCGGAGCGTCGTCGAGCAGGTCGGCGAGGGTGCCGCCGTCGGCGTACTCCATCACCAAGTACGGTCTGTCGTCGGGCAGTTCGCCGATGTCGTAGACCTGCACCACCC
Above is a window of Streptomyces sp. NBC_00490 DNA encoding:
- a CDS encoding serine/threonine-protein kinase, whose product is MHSVERIGRYRIQRPLGTGAFGTVWLAHDDTLDMPVAVKVLADSWSHRPDVRERFLSEARLLSRAGSPRVVQVYDIGELPDDRPYLVMEYADGGTLADLLDDAPLPVPEALRLTALAARAAAALHEAGIVHQDIKPTNLLLRTGPDGALEVVLADLGPARTLAEASGLTTASGAAGYRPPEQTEPSAGVDARADVYSLGAVGYHLVTGSAPGPPGKVVRPDRLRPGLDPRVRRALMRALRTDRKRRRPDARAFAEELERLARGPKPRRRRHRLLGLTAGAAVAGMAFTHMDHGPAPTELRIEDATGRVAAVVPATWAGQVRGSGWDPRVLGLPAGHQPGFAVADDLARWQDLGADVDGMFVGMVGRGEITALVNALTHPGCHYDGARDHTLPVWFGRVRTWSDCPGGGSVVEAGLTPPDGSGQPQLYVQIRQQGEPKGVRRVLGSVRVGG